One Misgurnus anguillicaudatus chromosome 20, ASM2758022v2, whole genome shotgun sequence DNA segment encodes these proteins:
- the angpt2b gene encoding angiopoietin-2b isoform X3: MGFLLQKLENYIQKNVRSEMERNVIHTQTATMLEIGTNLLSQSAETTRKLTDVETQVLNKTSRLEIQLLEYSLSTNRLEKQLLEQIQEVSRLNERNSYLEHRFAAMDARHSRELQAIQQEKQHLLDQLDRQSHLVTLLEGELASSTRNSTLLQRQQATLTETVQQLLTMVTHCNDISAPVEETVKFRDCAEIFKSGVTESGIYYIHLTNSTQKTKVFCDMKTRGGGWTVFQHRYDGSVDFHRGWKDYRLGFGDPSGEHWLGNDVLHLLTTSKVYTLQIHLKDAEGHQAYSQYDHFYIDGEEKKYSIHVMGFSGTAGRTSSLTRSGTMFSTKDQDNDQCSCKCAQMATGGWWFEACGPSNLNGIYYSGNFNVVRYNSIKWYYWKGPSWMATTTTMMVRPVDF, translated from the exons CTGGAGAACTACATTCAGAAAAATGTGCGATCGGAGATGGAACGAAACGTCATTCACACCCAGACGGCCACCATGCTGGAGATAGGAACCAACCttctcagccaatcagcagAGACTACACGCAAACTGACAGATGTGGAGACACAG GTATTGAACAAGACCAGTCGTCTGGAGATACAGCTGCTTGAATACTCACTCAGCACCAACCGCCTGGAGAAGCAGCTCCTGGAGCAAATTCAGGAGGTGTCCCGTCTCAATGAGAGAAACAG CTATCTGGAACATCGGTTTGCTGCTATGGATGCCAGGCATAGCAGAGAGCTTCAGGCCATCCAGCAGGAGAAGCAGCATCTGCTGGATCAACTGGACAGGCAGAGTCACCTGGTCACCCTCCTGGAGGGAGAACTGGCCAGCTCCACCCGTAACAGCACCCTGCTCCAGCGCCAGCAGGCCACACTTACAGAAACAGTACAGCAACTACTGACTATGGTCACTCACTGTAACG ATATTTCCGCTCCTGTTGAGGAGACTGTGAAGTTCAGAGACTGTGCAGAGATATTTAAATCTGGAGTCACAGAGAGTGGAATATATTACATTCATCTTACCAACTCCACTCAGAAAACTAAG GTATTCTGCGACATGAAGACCAGAGGGGGAGGCTGGACCGTCTTTCAGCACCGCTATGATGGATCAGTAGATTTCCACCGTGGCTGGAAAGATTACAGACTG GGATTTGGAGATCCATCAGGAGAACACTGGTTGGGAAATGACGTTCTCCACCTGCTTACCACATCCAAAGTCTACACTCTCCAAATTCATCTTAAAGATGCAGAAGGACATCAAGCTTATTCTCAATATGACCACTTTTACATCGATGGAGAGGAAAAGAAGTACAG TATCCATGTGATGGGATTCAGTGGTACAGCAGGACGCACCAGCAGTCTCACTCGCTCTGGCACGATGTTCAGCACTAAGGATCAAGACAATGACCAGTGCAGCTGCAAGTGTGCTCAGATGGCCACTGGAG GGTGGTGGTTTGAAGCTTGTGGTCCATCCAATCTCAATGGGATTTACTATTCTGGAAACTTCAATGTTGTGCGTTATAATAGTATAAAGTGGTACTACTGGAAAGGGCCGAGCTGGATGGCAACCACGACAACTATGATGGTGCGGCCTGTGGACTTCTGA